The DNA window GAGTCCCTGGGTAGTTTAGGGCACCTTGCAAAGAGACAAAGGATTAGACCTACACCGGCCATGATACTCCCTGCCATCCAGATCTTCTTGAGCGCCGTTGCCACAGCCATGTTCATGAAAGTCCGACCAAAGCCTCCACTTTCCATCGCGGCTCTCATAAGCTGCATGGCATTGTTGACCTCAACACTGCCCAGACCCACCTTCTCCAGCTCCTTGGTGAGCTGAGTCGAGAAGATGGAGATTCCAACTGCGATGCCCAGACACTGACCCATGGTTCGCAGCACTAAGATCATGCTGATGCCATGGCCCGCATCTTCCTCGTCGCATGTGGCCTGTACGCCTATCGTCATGACTGGGAAGACGAGGCCCATGGCGATACCCATAAACATGGCCAGCACCAAGATAGTCGAGGTTGAAGAGTCTTTGTCCAGGATCGTCAGAGCCCCAAAGACGGTAACCAAAAGACTCCAGCCGCCGATCAAGAATCCCTGATACTTTCCTGTCTTTTGCGCCACTATCCCTACCAATGCTGCCATGGGAGCAACAGAGATAGTTGCCGGCAAGGCCCATACTCCCGTCATGAGGGCAGTTTGGGACTTGACACCCATGAAGTAGACAGCTAGATAATACAACACCATCCACATGAGAAGACCGTGCAGCGCCGCCATGCCAAGATGACAGATGGTTGACCACTTCCGGAAGAGGCCTCGTCGAAACATCGGTCTCTCGACCCTTTTCTCGTACAGCCCTAGAGCAAGAAAGGCAAAGAAAGAGACAACAAAGGGGACAATGATTGCTGGTGATTTCCAGGGGAAACGAGAGCCACCCCAGGTCAACGGCAGTACCAATGAAACCGAAGAGATGATGTAGAGCAAGACGCCAATCCAGTCAATGTTCTTGATGTCACGACAGTTGCGCTGGTGTTTGTCGTATCCCATAAGAGCCCAAGCTCCGATGAAACTCAACATAAGAAAAGGCAAACATCCCCGAAAGATCCAGCGCTGTGGTCACCAGTCAGTATATGTGTATCCAGCCACAATATCAGGGGTCGCATACCCAAGCAGAGTCTTTGCCCCGAACAATAGCACCTCCAACAAGAGGACCGGCAACCGTACCTAaagcccaagaagcctgTTGGTACGCCATGGCTCCAGAACGCTTACGAACAGAGTACAAGTCCGCCATGACCAGACCCGACATTGCCTGCGGTCCCCCAGAACCAATACCTTGGATGGCGCGACCAACAAGAAGCATCACGCTACTATTGGCAAAACTCGAGACGATGGATCCAGTCATGAAAAAGACCATTGAAGCCAGGTAGGCTGGTCGTCTGCCAATAACATGGGCGAGTTCGGCAAATATGGGCTGGGAGATCGCAGACGTGAGCAATACGGCTGAGCCCATACTCAGGCTCATCGACAACGAGGCATTGAGTTGTTGGGCCATGGACTTTACTATGTCAGCAATGATTAGGAGGTCTTTTGCGAGGGACTTACGGGGAGGATGACACAGATAGACGTCCCATCGAAAGCTGAAATCATCGTCACCGTGTTGAGGACCAAGATGATTCCCCATCTTCTCCAACGACTCATCTCTCGCACCGATTCCATCTCGGCTTTTTCGATGGTTGCCGGGTCAGAGTCGGCGTCTTGGGCGAGTATGGGCATCGTGCCCTTGCCAGCCTCAGACCCGGACTCTACGCG is part of the Fusarium poae strain DAOMC 252244 chromosome 4, whole genome shotgun sequence genome and encodes:
- a CDS encoding hypothetical protein (TransMembrane:14 (i53-78o90-109i121-139o151-173i185-202o208-233i245-267o279-296i316-341o353-373i382-400o406-431i443-466o516-536i)) — translated: MADRIFQDERVESGSEAGKGTMPILAQDADSDPATIEKAEMESVREMSRWRRWGIILVLNTVTMISAFDGTSICVILPSMAQQLNASLSMSLSMGSAVLLTSAISQPIFAELAHVIGRRPAYLASMVFFMTGSIVSSFANSSVMLLVGRAIQGIGSGGPQAMSGLVMADLYSVRKRSGAMAYQQASWALGTVAGPLVGGAIVRGKDSAWRWIFRGCLPFLMLSFIGAWALMGYDKHQRNCRDIKNIDWIGVLLYIISSVSLVLPLTWGGSRFPWKSPAIIVPFVVSFFAFLALGLYEKRVERPMFRRGLFRKWSTICHLGMAALHGLLMWMVLYYLAVYFMGVKSQTALMTGVWALPATISVAPMAALVGIVAQKTGKYQGFLIGGWSLLVTVFGALTILDKDSSTSTILVLAMFMGIAMGLVFPVMTIGVQATCDEEDAGHGISMILVLRTMGQCLGIAVGISIFSTQLTKELEKVGLGSVEVNNAMQLMRAAMESGGFGRTFMNMAVATALKKIWMAGSIMAGVGLILCLFARCPKLPRDSEPKEKDKTRDGEQGEENSGRESDFRDAVAGRVWAWLKPRLRSEPEY